From Amycolatopsis sp. YIM 10, the proteins below share one genomic window:
- a CDS encoding iron ABC transporter permease — MTATPVPVAATAGLADRRRRRVLGLVALVFLLLALGAASIVFGTRTIPLGDVWTALVRPNGTEVDIIVRSLRVPRTLIGVLAGLALGAAGALMQGHTRNPLADPGLLGVTQGAALGVVFAVVTLGANGIYEYIWFGFAGAMLASVAVFVLGAIGGRGATPVTLALAGAAVSALLHGLISAVVLGNDQGMEIYRFWRVGSIAGRDFGVTGQLLPFLLLGLVLAVVNTPGMNTLALGDDVARALGQRVGATRALGVVAITLLVGAAVAACGPIAFLGLVVPHLARAITGPDYRWLVPFSALLGAALLLAADVLGRVLTGDSFEVGILLAILGAPVFIVLVRRKGLARI, encoded by the coding sequence ATGACAGCAACGCCGGTGCCGGTGGCGGCCACGGCCGGCCTCGCCGACCGGCGGCGACGCCGCGTTCTCGGCCTGGTCGCGCTGGTTTTCCTGCTGCTGGCACTGGGCGCGGCGAGCATCGTGTTCGGTACCCGGACGATTCCGCTCGGTGACGTCTGGACCGCGCTCGTCCGTCCGAACGGGACGGAGGTGGACATCATCGTCCGCTCGCTGCGCGTGCCGCGGACGCTGATCGGTGTGCTGGCCGGGCTGGCGCTGGGCGCGGCGGGCGCGCTGATGCAGGGCCACACCCGCAACCCGCTGGCCGATCCCGGACTGCTGGGCGTGACGCAGGGCGCCGCGCTCGGGGTGGTGTTCGCCGTCGTCACGCTGGGCGCGAACGGGATCTACGAGTACATCTGGTTCGGCTTCGCGGGCGCGATGCTCGCCAGCGTCGCGGTTTTTGTGCTCGGCGCCATCGGCGGACGCGGTGCCACCCCGGTGACGCTCGCCCTCGCGGGGGCGGCGGTGAGCGCGCTGCTGCACGGCCTGATCTCCGCCGTGGTGCTGGGCAACGACCAGGGCATGGAGATCTACCGGTTCTGGCGGGTCGGCTCGATCGCCGGGCGGGACTTCGGGGTGACCGGGCAGCTGCTGCCGTTCCTCCTGCTCGGGCTGGTGCTGGCGGTGGTCAACACCCCGGGCATGAACACGCTCGCCCTCGGTGACGACGTGGCCAGGGCGCTGGGCCAGCGCGTCGGCGCCACGCGCGCGCTCGGCGTGGTGGCGATCACCCTGCTGGTCGGCGCGGCGGTTGCGGCCTGCGGGCCGATCGCCTTCCTCGGCCTGGTCGTGCCGCACCTGGCGCGGGCGATCACCGGGCCGGACTACCGGTGGCTGGTCCCGTTCTCCGCGTTGCTGGGCGCGGCGCTGCTGCTGGCCGCGGACGTGCTGGGCCGGGTGCTGACCGGCGACAGCTTCGAGGTCGGCATCCTGCTGGCGATCCTCGGCGCGCCGGTGTTCATCGTGCTGGTGCGGCGGAAGGGGCTGGCCAGGATATGA
- a CDS encoding glycosyltransferase family 9 protein, producing the protein MSGVLVLRALGLGDLLVAVPALRGLRRAFPGERITLAAPEPFRALLPLLGAVDELLPTPGLGALRAPPERPSALVNLHGSGPESIADLDAVAAGAPVLTHAHPAFPQHPGPQWTEDLPERVRWCGLLAYYGIEADPAELRIGRPDEPSPAPGAVVVHPGAAFGARRWPAARFSSVARELAADGRRVVITGSAAERDLAGEVAAGAGLGSGAVFAGRTDLRELTALVSDACLVICGDTGVAHLASARGTPSVLLFGPTPPARWGPPPGRPEHVVLWRGTTGDPFAGRPGPGLLRIEVPEVVSAARLALGGVRDG; encoded by the coding sequence ATGAGCGGGGTCCTGGTCCTGCGGGCACTCGGGCTCGGTGACCTGCTGGTCGCCGTGCCCGCGTTGCGCGGGCTGCGCCGCGCGTTCCCCGGCGAGCGGATCACGCTGGCCGCGCCCGAGCCGTTCCGCGCACTGCTCCCGTTGCTCGGCGCGGTGGACGAGCTGCTGCCGACGCCCGGGCTCGGTGCGCTGCGCGCCCCGCCGGAGCGACCGTCGGCGCTGGTCAACCTGCACGGCAGCGGACCGGAGAGCATCGCCGACCTCGACGCGGTGGCGGCGGGCGCGCCGGTGCTGACCCACGCCCATCCCGCCTTCCCGCAGCATCCGGGTCCACAGTGGACGGAAGACCTGCCGGAGCGGGTGCGCTGGTGCGGTTTGCTGGCCTACTACGGGATCGAAGCGGACCCGGCCGAGCTGCGCATCGGGCGTCCGGACGAGCCGAGCCCGGCACCGGGCGCGGTGGTGGTGCACCCGGGGGCCGCGTTCGGTGCCCGGCGCTGGCCCGCCGCGCGGTTTTCGTCCGTGGCAAGGGAACTGGCGGCCGACGGGCGGCGCGTGGTGATCACCGGCTCGGCGGCGGAGCGGGACCTGGCCGGGGAAGTGGCCGCCGGTGCCGGGCTCGGTTCCGGCGCGGTGTTCGCCGGGCGGACCGATCTCCGCGAGCTGACCGCGCTGGTGTCCGACGCCTGCCTGGTGATCTGTGGCGACACCGGGGTGGCGCACCTGGCCTCGGCCCGTGGCACCCCCTCGGTGCTGCTGTTCGGTCCCACCCCGCCCGCGCGCTGGGGACCGCCACCCGGACGGCCGGAGCACGTCGTGCTCTGGCGGGGCACCACCGGCGACCCGTTCGCCGGCCGCCCGGGCCCCGGCCTGCTGCGGATCGAAGTCCCCGAAGTGGTGTCGGCGGCCCGGCTGGCACTGGGAGGTGTACGCGATGGCTGA
- a CDS encoding ABC transporter substrate-binding protein: MTRPWRTALALSVTALLSLTACGGGGEEAAPQDAAGGAGYPRTIDHVMGSATLETQPKTVAALDSSYVDAALALETNVVAYTKYRNYDSLPDYLGESRKYGEGAQQVGPLENPDVEKLYDIKPDLIVSAKVRHEKFYEQFTKVAPTIFSQTTGGTWKDNLRLLARALGKESLAEQKIGDYEKRAKRIGDEIKAKLGKDPKVSVVRFVEGEPTVRLYSSASYPGIVMADAGLGRPDGQPDNKEKISVDLSQEDITKLDGDMLFVAAYQDETKQAEDPKAKFQSNPLWGTLKGKIVDVNDTTWFTAVSLQGANAMLTDLATQFGVTP; this comes from the coding sequence ATGACGAGACCATGGCGAACGGCGCTCGCGCTGTCCGTGACCGCGTTGCTGTCGCTGACCGCGTGCGGTGGTGGTGGCGAGGAAGCCGCCCCGCAGGACGCGGCGGGCGGGGCCGGTTACCCCCGCACCATCGACCACGTGATGGGCTCGGCCACACTGGAGACCCAGCCGAAAACGGTGGCGGCGCTGGATTCCAGCTACGTCGACGCCGCGCTCGCGCTGGAGACGAACGTGGTGGCGTACACCAAGTACCGCAACTACGACTCGCTCCCGGACTACCTCGGTGAGAGCCGCAAGTACGGCGAGGGCGCCCAGCAGGTCGGTCCACTCGAGAATCCGGACGTGGAGAAGCTCTACGACATCAAGCCGGACCTGATCGTTTCGGCCAAGGTGCGGCACGAGAAGTTCTACGAGCAGTTCACCAAGGTCGCGCCGACCATCTTCAGCCAGACCACCGGCGGCACCTGGAAGGACAACCTGCGGCTGCTCGCCAGGGCGCTCGGCAAGGAAAGCCTGGCGGAGCAGAAGATCGGCGACTACGAGAAGCGCGCCAAGCGCATCGGTGACGAGATCAAGGCCAAGCTGGGCAAGGACCCGAAGGTCTCGGTGGTGCGGTTCGTCGAGGGCGAGCCGACCGTGCGCCTGTACAGCAGCGCCTCCTATCCCGGCATCGTGATGGCCGACGCCGGTCTCGGCCGTCCCGACGGGCAGCCGGACAACAAGGAGAAGATCTCGGTCGACCTCAGCCAGGAGGACATCACCAAGCTCGACGGGGACATGCTTTTTGTCGCCGCCTACCAGGACGAGACGAAGCAGGCCGAGGACCCCAAGGCGAAGTTCCAGTCGAACCCGTTGTGGGGCACGCTCAAGGGCAAGATCGTCGACGTCAACGACACGACCTGGTTCACCGCGGTCAGCCTGCAGGGCGCCAACGCCATGCTCACCGACCTCGCCACCCAGTTCGGCGTCACCCCGTAA
- a CDS encoding aldehyde dehydrogenase — protein sequence MPNISELLTAARQAQRAWAATPVTERGAALRTAAAALRERAGELAKANESDTGRPEPEAIEGVLAGAGTLEQYAELGPVHRGRTLRGDLSATDFMVPEPRGVVVALTPWNDPVAVACGLLGAALVTGNTVVHKPSERVPSTGALLGEILDDCLPGGVLRTVPGDGLVGAELAGHHGVDLVAHVGSVRAGRAIALATARTGAKALLENGGNDPLVVDADVDPAWAAGQAALGAFANSGQICVAVERIYVHEAIAEPFVAALVVEARSRGLLPLVDNRQRDEVDAHVRDAVANGARLLVGGEAPAGPQYPATVLTECTAGMRVMREETFGPVAPVRVVRDFDEGMAEAVTGAYGLAATVLTGSMANAQRAWRELPVGTVKVNSVFGGAPGGAAEPRGVSGNGFGYGPELLDEMTRVKVVHLEPAP from the coding sequence ATGCCCAACATCAGTGAACTGCTCACCGCCGCCCGCCAGGCCCAGCGCGCCTGGGCCGCGACACCGGTGACCGAGCGCGGCGCCGCGTTGCGGACGGCGGCCGCGGCGCTCCGGGAACGGGCGGGGGAACTGGCCAAGGCCAACGAATCCGACACCGGCCGCCCCGAACCGGAAGCGATCGAGGGCGTGCTGGCCGGAGCCGGCACGCTCGAGCAGTACGCCGAACTGGGCCCGGTCCACCGCGGCCGGACCCTGCGTGGTGACCTCTCGGCGACGGACTTCATGGTGCCCGAACCCCGGGGCGTGGTGGTCGCGCTGACCCCGTGGAACGACCCGGTGGCGGTCGCGTGCGGTCTGCTCGGCGCGGCACTGGTCACCGGGAACACGGTGGTGCACAAGCCGAGCGAGCGCGTGCCGTCGACCGGGGCGCTGCTCGGGGAGATCCTCGACGACTGCCTGCCGGGCGGTGTGCTGCGCACCGTGCCGGGGGACGGGCTCGTCGGCGCGGAACTGGCCGGGCACCACGGCGTCGATCTGGTCGCGCACGTGGGCAGCGTCCGGGCCGGGCGGGCGATCGCGCTGGCCACCGCCCGCACCGGGGCGAAGGCGTTGCTGGAGAACGGTGGCAACGATCCGCTGGTGGTCGACGCGGACGTGGACCCGGCCTGGGCCGCCGGGCAGGCGGCGCTCGGCGCGTTCGCCAACTCCGGGCAGATTTGCGTCGCGGTGGAACGGATCTACGTGCACGAGGCGATCGCCGAGCCGTTCGTGGCCGCGCTGGTGGTGGAGGCTCGTTCCCGTGGGCTGCTCCCGCTGGTGGACAACCGGCAGCGGGACGAGGTCGACGCGCACGTCCGCGACGCGGTGGCGAACGGCGCGCGGTTGCTGGTGGGCGGCGAGGCGCCGGCGGGGCCCCAGTACCCGGCCACCGTGCTCACCGAGTGCACGGCCGGGATGCGGGTGATGCGGGAGGAGACCTTCGGCCCGGTGGCGCCGGTGCGGGTGGTCCGCGACTTCGACGAGGGCATGGCCGAAGCGGTCACCGGCGCGTACGGGCTCGCGGCCACCGTGCTGACCGGCTCGATGGCGAACGCGCAGCGCGCCTGGCGTGAACTGCCGGTGGGCACGGTGAAGGTGAACTCGGTCTTCGGCGGTGCTCCCGGCGGGGCGGCCGAACCGCGCGGGGTCAGCGGCAACGGCTTCGGGTACGGCCCGGAACTGCTAGACGAGATGACGCGGGTGAAGGTGGTGCACCTCGAACCCGCTCCCTGA
- a CDS encoding iron chelate uptake ABC transporter family permease subunit → MTRKVVAAGPLAWTVRPRVVAVAAGAAVLLVLVAAVNIGLGSSHIAVPDVLKTLLGGGTAREQGIIFDLRLPRTLTGVLVGAALGLSGALFQSLARNPLASPDVLGITWGAGAATVAVIVLGGYRGQVSGAVSALGVPLAGLLGGIVAGVLLYALSWRRGIDGYRMVLVGIGLSAIGYNTVYWLLTIGDVNDAARAVTWIVGSLSETSWDAVGPVLLALVVLVPVTLVCGHTIGGLQFGDETARGLGIRVDAARGTLLLLGAALAAVATSAAGPITFVALATPQIALRLTRSAQPPLVGSMLIGALLTVSADLVTRLLLPALPVGVLTAILGAPYLIYLFVRSRREARA, encoded by the coding sequence ATGACGCGCAAAGTGGTGGCGGCCGGACCGCTCGCCTGGACCGTCCGCCCGCGCGTGGTCGCCGTCGCGGCCGGGGCGGCGGTGCTGCTGGTGCTGGTGGCCGCGGTCAACATCGGCCTGGGCAGCTCGCACATCGCCGTGCCGGACGTGCTGAAGACGCTGCTGGGCGGCGGCACCGCCCGCGAACAGGGCATCATCTTCGACCTGCGGCTGCCGCGCACGCTGACCGGCGTCCTGGTCGGTGCCGCGCTCGGGCTCTCCGGCGCGCTGTTCCAGTCACTCGCCCGCAACCCACTGGCCAGTCCGGACGTGCTCGGCATCACCTGGGGCGCCGGAGCCGCCACGGTCGCGGTCATCGTGCTCGGCGGATACCGCGGCCAGGTCAGCGGCGCGGTGAGCGCGCTCGGTGTGCCACTGGCCGGGCTGCTCGGCGGGATCGTCGCCGGGGTGCTGCTCTACGCGCTGTCGTGGCGGCGCGGCATCGACGGTTACCGCATGGTGCTGGTCGGCATCGGGCTGTCCGCGATCGGTTACAACACGGTGTACTGGCTGCTCACCATCGGCGACGTCAACGACGCCGCCCGCGCGGTCACCTGGATCGTCGGCAGCCTGTCCGAGACCAGCTGGGACGCCGTCGGCCCGGTGCTGCTGGCGCTGGTGGTCCTGGTGCCGGTCACGCTGGTCTGCGGGCACACCATCGGCGGCCTGCAGTTCGGCGACGAAACCGCGCGTGGCCTCGGCATCCGGGTGGACGCCGCGCGCGGCACGCTCCTGCTGCTGGGCGCGGCACTGGCGGCGGTGGCCACCTCGGCGGCCGGGCCGATCACCTTCGTCGCGCTGGCCACCCCGCAGATCGCGCTGCGGCTGACCCGCTCCGCCCAGCCACCGCTGGTCGGCTCCATGCTCATCGGCGCGCTGCTGACCGTGTCCGCGGACCTGGTGACCCGCCTGCTGCTCCCGGCGCTGCCGGTCGGCGTGCTCACCGCGATCCTCGGCGCGCCCTACCTCATCTACCTGTTCGTCCGGAGCCGCCGGGAGGCACGAGCGTGA
- a CDS encoding SDR family oxidoreductase, translating to MTELGTVLISGGASGLGAATVEAVREAGGTPLVLDRHPPASGVPHEQVDVTDTEATTAAVHRLAERAGGLDAVFTAAGVDVPGTLTSVPVDTWENVVRVNLFGTAAVVRAALPYLERARGTVVTCASTLGVKAVSDATAYCAGKFGVVGFTRALAAETAGRVGVTLLVPGGMHTAFFDAREDRYKPPADAKLNRPEDVARTVVFALSQPPGSQVRELVVCSDEESSWP from the coding sequence ATGACAGAGCTGGGCACGGTGCTGATCTCCGGTGGTGCTTCCGGACTCGGCGCCGCCACGGTGGAAGCGGTGCGGGAAGCCGGTGGCACGCCGCTGGTGCTCGACCGCCACCCGCCCGCGAGCGGGGTGCCGCACGAGCAGGTCGACGTGACCGACACCGAGGCCACCACCGCGGCCGTGCACCGGCTCGCCGAGCGGGCGGGCGGGCTCGACGCGGTGTTCACCGCGGCCGGGGTGGACGTGCCGGGCACCCTGACCTCGGTCCCGGTGGACACCTGGGAGAACGTGGTCCGGGTCAACCTGTTCGGCACCGCCGCCGTGGTGCGGGCCGCCCTGCCGTATCTCGAGCGCGCCCGCGGCACGGTGGTCACCTGCGCGTCCACGCTCGGCGTCAAGGCGGTCAGCGACGCGACCGCCTACTGCGCCGGGAAGTTCGGCGTGGTCGGCTTCACCAGGGCGCTGGCGGCGGAAACCGCCGGCCGGGTCGGCGTCACCCTGCTGGTGCCCGGTGGCATGCACACCGCGTTCTTCGACGCCAGGGAGGACCGGTACAAGCCACCGGCGGACGCGAAGCTGAACCGGCCGGAGGACGTGGCCAGGACCGTGGTGTTCGCGCTCAGCCAGCCGCCCGGCTCGCAGGTGCGCGAACTCGTGGTCTGCTCGGACGAAGAATCCTCCTGGCCATGA
- a CDS encoding UDP-glucose/GDP-mannose dehydrogenase family protein yields MADRPVGVVGAGYVGLTTAACLAHLGHRVTCTDIDRSKVDRLNRGEVPIHEPGLPELVTEGLGTGRLRFTGSATGLRDAEVVFVCVPTPMGDRGEADLRTLESALRELGTLLAPGTVLALKSTVPVGTTARVPELTGRDDLPAVSNPEFLREGFAVRDFLEPDRIVLGGDRGLSEVESLYRGLDAPVVRADAASAELGKYACNAFLALKLSYANELAELCEQVGADVRQVTTTMGLDDRIGPAFLRPGPGWGGSCLPKDVAALRRSASDRGLRFGLLRAAEHTNAVQHERIVRKVQDLLTGSPYGSPAGARVGLLGLTFKAGTDDLRDSPALAVAARLAARGAVLTGYDPAVPAARGGALADVHVVDDPLLVAKDAAVLVVLTEWPEFRELDWAQLAQLADRAAVVDTRNLLDAERLAAHGFTCRGIGIPIG; encoded by the coding sequence ATGGCTGACCGTCCGGTCGGCGTGGTCGGGGCCGGGTACGTCGGCCTGACCACCGCCGCCTGCCTTGCCCACCTCGGGCACCGGGTGACCTGCACCGACATCGACAGGTCCAAAGTGGACCGATTGAACCGCGGCGAGGTGCCGATCCACGAACCCGGCCTGCCCGAGCTGGTGACCGAAGGGCTCGGCACCGGGCGCCTGCGGTTCACCGGCTCGGCCACCGGCCTGCGTGACGCGGAGGTGGTTTTTGTCTGCGTGCCGACGCCGATGGGGGACCGGGGCGAAGCGGACCTGCGGACGCTGGAGTCGGCGCTGCGGGAGCTGGGCACGCTGCTCGCGCCCGGCACCGTGCTGGCGCTCAAGTCGACCGTGCCGGTGGGCACCACCGCGCGCGTGCCCGAGCTGACCGGCCGCGACGACCTCCCCGCGGTGAGCAATCCCGAGTTCCTGCGTGAGGGGTTCGCCGTGCGGGACTTCCTCGAACCAGACCGGATCGTGCTCGGCGGCGACCGCGGACTGTCCGAAGTGGAATCCCTGTACCGCGGGCTGGACGCCCCCGTCGTCCGCGCCGACGCGGCGAGCGCCGAACTCGGCAAGTACGCCTGCAACGCCTTCCTCGCGTTGAAGCTGTCCTACGCCAACGAACTGGCCGAGTTGTGCGAGCAGGTCGGCGCGGACGTCCGCCAGGTGACCACGACGATGGGCCTCGACGACCGGATCGGCCCGGCGTTCCTGCGGCCCGGTCCCGGCTGGGGCGGGTCCTGCCTGCCGAAGGACGTGGCGGCGCTGCGCCGGTCCGCGAGCGATCGCGGCCTGCGGTTCGGGCTGCTGCGGGCTGCCGAGCACACCAACGCCGTCCAGCACGAGCGGATCGTGCGCAAGGTGCAGGACCTGCTCACCGGCTCGCCGTACGGTTCACCGGCGGGGGCCCGCGTCGGCCTGCTCGGCCTGACCTTCAAGGCGGGCACCGACGATCTGCGGGACTCACCGGCACTGGCGGTCGCCGCCCGGCTCGCCGCGCGCGGCGCGGTGCTGACCGGCTACGACCCCGCGGTGCCCGCCGCCAGGGGTGGTGCGCTCGCGGACGTCCACGTGGTGGACGACCCGTTGCTGGTGGCCAAGGACGCCGCGGTGCTGGTGGTGCTCACCGAGTGGCCCGAGTTCCGCGAACTGGACTGGGCGCAGCTGGCCCAGCTCGCCGACCGCGCCGCGGTGGTGGACACCCGGAACCTGCTCGACGCCGAACGCCTGGCGGCACACGGGTTCACCTGCCGCGGCATCGGCATCCCGATCGGATGA
- a CDS encoding class I SAM-dependent methyltransferase, with protein MSETAAWDDELATVERDGAVGEPMVRQAVRWLAGRRPLGGSRVLDVGAGLGNATVLLAEEFAASEVIAVDPTARFTARAAARFAERGLGDRVRAEPGAIGGQELAGLAPADVVWCAHVVHHLPDPVAALRELASLLVPGSGVLAVAEGGLPSRFLPGGYGVGHPSFVNRLEATLSDHFAGSWSLTDAAVGGGRDWPLLFADAGLRHSESRTFLLDLPAPVSDEVRAHVVGRFTRIQRLIGEKLRAEDAAALARLLDPGDPLALANRPDLFVLQATTWHLGTTA; from the coding sequence ATGAGCGAGACCGCGGCCTGGGACGACGAACTGGCCACAGTGGAACGTGATGGCGCGGTGGGCGAGCCGATGGTGCGCCAGGCGGTGCGCTGGCTCGCCGGGAGGCGACCGCTCGGCGGCTCCCGCGTGCTCGACGTGGGAGCGGGCCTCGGTAACGCCACGGTGTTATTGGCCGAGGAATTCGCGGCCAGTGAAGTGATCGCGGTCGATCCCACGGCGCGGTTCACCGCCAGGGCCGCCGCCCGGTTCGCCGAACGGGGCCTCGGTGACCGGGTGCGGGCCGAGCCCGGCGCGATCGGCGGCCAGGAACTGGCCGGGCTGGCACCGGCCGACGTCGTGTGGTGCGCGCACGTCGTGCACCACCTGCCCGATCCGGTGGCGGCGTTGCGGGAACTGGCTTCCCTGCTCGTTCCCGGCTCGGGCGTGCTCGCCGTCGCGGAAGGCGGCTTGCCGTCGCGGTTCCTGCCCGGCGGCTACGGGGTGGGCCACCCGAGCTTCGTGAACCGGCTGGAAGCGACGCTGAGCGACCACTTCGCCGGATCGTGGTCGCTGACCGACGCCGCCGTCGGCGGCGGCCGGGACTGGCCGTTGCTGTTCGCCGACGCCGGTCTGCGCCACAGCGAGAGCCGCACGTTCCTGCTCGACCTGCCCGCTCCGGTCAGTGACGAGGTCCGCGCGCACGTGGTCGGCCGCTTCACCCGGATCCAGCGGCTGATCGGCGAGAAGCTGCGGGCCGAGGACGCCGCCGCGCTGGCCAGGCTGCTCGATCCCGGCGATCCGCTGGCGCTGGCCAATCGCCCGGACCTGTTCGTGCTCCAGGCCACCACCTGGCACCTGGGCACCACGGCCTGA
- a CDS encoding ABC transporter ATP-binding protein: protein MTTEIRLRAESLRLGYGDSVVVDDLDLDVLDGTITAIIGPNGCGKSTLLRALARLLRPVSGTVLLDGKQISSVPTREVARVIGLLPQSPLAPEGLTVADLVARGRHPHQRWYRQWSSSDEGAIERALTLTGMAELADRPVDHLSGGQRQRAWISMTLAQETDLLLLDEPITYLDLAHQIDVLDLVHRLHTERGTTVVMVLHDLNLAARYADTLVAMRDGHVLAHGSPAEVLTEPLLDKVFGLSAQVIADPVAGTPLVIPISAHLA from the coding sequence GTGACCACGGAAATCCGCCTGCGGGCCGAATCGCTGCGCCTCGGCTACGGCGACAGCGTGGTGGTCGACGATCTCGACCTCGATGTGCTCGACGGCACGATCACCGCGATCATCGGCCCGAACGGCTGCGGCAAGTCGACCCTGCTGCGTGCGCTGGCCCGGCTGCTGCGGCCGGTGTCCGGCACGGTGCTGCTGGACGGCAAGCAGATCAGCAGCGTGCCGACCAGGGAGGTGGCGCGCGTGATCGGCCTGCTGCCCCAGTCGCCGCTCGCACCGGAGGGCCTGACCGTGGCCGACCTGGTCGCCCGCGGCCGTCATCCGCACCAGCGCTGGTACCGCCAGTGGTCGTCGAGCGACGAAGGCGCCATCGAACGCGCCCTCACCCTCACCGGCATGGCGGAACTGGCCGACCGCCCGGTCGACCACCTCTCCGGCGGCCAGCGCCAGCGCGCCTGGATTTCCATGACCCTGGCCCAGGAAACCGATCTCCTGCTGCTCGACGAGCCGATCACCTATCTCGACCTGGCGCACCAGATCGACGTGCTCGACCTGGTCCACCGCCTGCACACCGAACGCGGCACGACGGTGGTGATGGTCCTGCACGACCTGAACCTGGCCGCGCGTTACGCCGACACACTGGTGGCGATGCGCGACGGGCACGTCCTCGCCCACGGAAGCCCGGCCGAAGTGCTGACCGAACCGTTGCTGGACAAGGTTTTCGGCCTCTCCGCGCAGGTGATCGCCGATCCGGTGGCCGGTACCCCGCTGGTCATCCCGATCAGCGCTCACCTGGCCTGA
- a CDS encoding polyketide antibiotic transporter → MIALTLRQLRFGALTVIALAAGMSALVAGQYQTTFAGALDGGALQALAANPAIRTLFGPPLALDDPGGFTVWRTGTPIAVLVGVWAILTTTRLTRGDEDAGRWDLLLSGLITARGLLVRRLAVLAVVLLAAGAAVTAALIGTGTDPAGAVLHGAGVTAIGWVFAAVGGLGAQLLPARAPATGAAVAVLGAALLARMVSDGLDAATWVHWLSPFGLFAQLQPYAGNHPGPLLVLIPLAFLLAILAVALAGRRDLHSAPLTFDAHRRARTRLLRSVSGFALRRALRPWTGWVLGIGAYYLLIGLLTLSISRFMTDNRRFSELAAGAGFGGLGSPEGFAAAMFSLLAIPAGMYAAVRLGSFAEDESSRRAVLLFGLPLSRGRLLGAELVVVAGGTVVLSCAGGLAMWAGATAAGAALGLPGALAGALNIVPIALLSLGAAVLGLGWLPKATVALGAVPAVGGFFYQVIAQNAGATGWLLELSPFAHLAAVPDTAPDWAGTTGLLVLAIACTALGALGYTRRDLAV, encoded by the coding sequence ATGATCGCGCTGACGCTGCGGCAGCTGCGGTTCGGCGCGCTGACCGTCATCGCGCTCGCCGCCGGGATGTCCGCGCTGGTGGCCGGGCAGTACCAGACCACGTTCGCCGGTGCGCTGGACGGTGGCGCGTTGCAAGCACTGGCCGCCAACCCGGCCATCCGCACCCTGTTCGGCCCGCCGCTGGCACTCGACGATCCCGGCGGCTTCACCGTCTGGCGCACCGGGACGCCGATCGCGGTGCTGGTCGGCGTGTGGGCGATCCTCACCACGACCCGGCTGACCCGCGGTGACGAGGACGCCGGGCGCTGGGACCTGCTGCTGTCCGGCCTGATCACCGCGCGCGGCCTGCTCGTCCGGCGGCTCGCGGTGCTCGCCGTGGTGCTGCTGGCCGCCGGTGCGGCGGTCACCGCGGCCCTCATCGGCACGGGCACCGACCCGGCCGGGGCCGTGCTGCACGGCGCCGGGGTGACCGCGATCGGCTGGGTGTTCGCCGCCGTCGGCGGGCTCGGCGCCCAGTTGCTGCCCGCCCGCGCACCGGCCACCGGCGCGGCGGTGGCCGTGCTCGGCGCCGCACTGCTCGCCAGAATGGTCAGCGATGGCCTGGACGCCGCGACGTGGGTCCACTGGCTGAGCCCGTTCGGTCTGTTCGCCCAGCTCCAGCCCTACGCCGGGAACCACCCCGGTCCCCTGCTCGTGCTGATCCCGCTGGCGTTCCTGCTCGCTATCCTGGCCGTCGCGCTGGCCGGTCGCCGGGACCTGCACAGCGCGCCGCTGACCTTCGACGCGCACCGCCGCGCCCGCACCCGGCTGCTGCGCTCGGTGAGCGGATTCGCGCTCCGCCGGGCGCTTCGGCCGTGGACCGGCTGGGTGCTCGGCATCGGCGCCTACTACCTGCTGATCGGCCTGCTCACCCTGTCGATCAGCCGATTCATGACCGACAACCGGCGCTTCAGCGAACTCGCGGCCGGAGCGGGCTTCGGCGGACTGGGTTCGCCGGAGGGTTTCGCCGCCGCCATGTTCAGCCTTCTGGCCATTCCCGCGGGTATGTACGCCGCGGTCCGGCTCGGGTCCTTCGCCGAGGACGAAAGCAGCCGCCGCGCGGTCCTGTTGTTCGGCCTGCCGCTCTCGCGCGGGCGGCTGCTCGGCGCGGAACTCGTTGTCGTGGCAGGGGGAACCGTGGTGCTCAGCTGTGCCGGCGGGCTGGCCATGTGGGCGGGTGCGACCGCTGCCGGGGCGGCGCTGGGCTTGCCGGGCGCGCTGGCCGGGGCACTCAACATCGTGCCCATCGCACTGCTTTCCTTGGGCGCGGCGGTGCTCGGCCTCGGCTGGCTGCCCAAGGCCACCGTCGCACTCGGTGCCGTTCCGGCCGTCGGCGGATTCTTCTACCAGGTGATCGCGCAGAACGCGGGTGCGACCGGGTGGCTGCTGGAGTTGTCGCCGTTCGCTCACCTGGCCGCCGTTCCCGACACCGCGCCCGACTGGGCGGGCACCACCGGCCTGCTCGTCCTGGCGATCGCCTGCACCGCGCTCGGCGCGCTCGGCTACACCCGGCGGGATCTGGCGGTCTGA
- the ykgO gene encoding type B 50S ribosomal protein L36 encodes MKVRKSLRSLKNKPGSQVVRRHGKTFVINKKNPKFKARQG; translated from the coding sequence ATGAAGGTGCGGAAGTCGTTGCGCTCGCTGAAGAACAAGCCGGGCTCGCAGGTGGTGCGCCGCCACGGCAAGACGTTCGTGATCAACAAGAAGAACCCGAAGTTCAAGGCGCGCCAGGGCTGA